A single genomic interval of bacterium HR17 harbors:
- the davD gene encoding Glutarate-semialdehyde dehydrogenase DavD, with product MAAIAERVGDFQMFIDGEWTGGTSQKTRSIVNPATEEVIAEVPDGTPDDARRAVDAAARAFPEWSRLTPYERARYLKRAADLIRERSEDIARLMTLEVGKPLKESRAEVRMSADYFEWYAEEAKRNYGEIVPQIVPHKRHWVIRQPVGVVATITPWNFPANLLARKVAPALAAGCTVVSKPDHRTPLTAMAIFKCLHDAELPAGVANLVTGEPAEIAAVFFADRRVRKISFTGSTRVGRVLMQQAAEQIKRLSLELGGHAPVLIFPDVDVDKAAQWTVRAKFRNNGQTCISPNRIYVHEQIWDAFIERVVHHTKALRIGNGLDETTDVGPLIDASALAKVERHVQDAVAKGAKVLCGGKRPDGEQFRKGFWFEPTVLVNVSSDMLVSCEETFGPVMPLIPFRDRDEVIACANDSPFGLAAYLLTDNLRTVIEVSERLETGMVGVWDFAPATPQCPFGGVKQSGFGAEGGWEGLKEYLVTKHISIVLEP from the coding sequence ATGGCTGCGATCGCGGAACGCGTGGGTGACTTTCAGATGTTCATTGACGGCGAATGGACGGGTGGAACGAGCCAGAAAACGCGCTCCATCGTTAACCCCGCGACGGAAGAAGTCATCGCCGAGGTGCCTGACGGCACACCTGACGACGCCCGCCGCGCCGTTGACGCTGCGGCTCGGGCGTTCCCTGAGTGGTCGCGCCTAACGCCTTATGAGCGGGCGCGTTACCTCAAACGCGCCGCCGACCTCATCCGCGAGCGCAGCGAAGACATCGCACGGCTGATGACTTTGGAAGTGGGCAAGCCTCTCAAAGAGTCGCGTGCGGAAGTGCGGATGAGCGCCGACTACTTTGAGTGGTATGCTGAAGAAGCCAAGCGCAACTACGGTGAGATTGTCCCGCAAATCGTCCCGCACAAGCGCCATTGGGTCATCCGCCAACCCGTCGGTGTGGTAGCGACCATCACGCCGTGGAACTTTCCCGCCAACTTGCTCGCCCGCAAAGTGGCGCCGGCGTTGGCAGCCGGGTGCACGGTCGTGTCCAAGCCCGACCATCGCACCCCGTTGACGGCGATGGCGATTTTCAAATGTCTGCACGATGCCGAACTGCCCGCAGGTGTCGCCAACTTGGTCACAGGGGAGCCTGCCGAAATTGCTGCCGTCTTTTTCGCTGACCGACGGGTGCGCAAAATCAGTTTCACAGGCTCCACGCGGGTCGGACGGGTGCTGATGCAGCAAGCCGCCGAGCAAATCAAGCGGTTGTCGCTGGAACTTGGCGGGCATGCCCCTGTTCTCATCTTCCCCGATGTGGATGTGGACAAAGCGGCGCAATGGACAGTGCGCGCCAAGTTCCGCAACAACGGGCAAACTTGCATCTCACCCAACCGTATCTATGTGCACGAGCAGATTTGGGACGCGTTCATAGAACGCGTCGTGCACCACACGAAAGCCCTGCGTATAGGCAATGGGTTGGACGAAACGACGGATGTCGGTCCGCTCATTGACGCCAGCGCGTTGGCGAAAGTGGAGCGCCATGTTCAAGACGCTGTCGCCAAAGGCGCCAAAGTGCTGTGCGGCGGCAAACGCCCCGATGGGGAGCAGTTCCGCAAGGGCTTTTGGTTTGAGCCGACTGTTTTGGTCAATGTCTCGTCCGATATGCTGGTGTCGTGCGAAGAGACTTTCGGACCCGTCATGCCGCTCATTCCTTTCCGCGACCGCGATGAGGTCATCGCTTGCGCCAACGATTCGCCCTTTGGCTTGGCGGCTTATTTGCTGACCGATAACTTGCGCACGGTCATTGAAGTCAGCGAACGACTGGAGACAGGCATGGTCGGCGTTTGGGATTTTGCACCCGCAACGCCCCAATGCCCCTTCGGCGGCGTCAAGCAAAGTGGCTTCGGCGCAGAAGGCGGTTGGGAAGGGCTCAAGGAGTATC